A DNA window from Selenomonas sp. oral taxon 126 contains the following coding sequences:
- a CDS encoding TonB-dependent receptor plug domain-containing protein, whose amino-acid sequence MRKKIREGAALGVLLSSVLYGGVNVHAQEIPARDSVEENDSSTLYTTKDIEVTGALKDPFGNVITEQSYYRTGGDVNIIDRDMLEKRHYDQLSDALRQVPGVQIKTPGYRGGEFEYTQTHSIVAINGDDRVVVLVDGRRMDNSVGSVVSGQSSSASKSVIDINQVTNIDNIEKIEVIKGPGASFYGSDATGGVINIITRKGTDHAAGSLDISTGSWNRHNYKLNYGGSMDQGKLKYFFTLGRELGGDARYKDGLSGNTYTYVNTGYKEAFFNGRVDYDIDATHALRAAFSHMQSDADYPLTAPDHKYFNAADWNRIKDDYFNNDKSGDIDNPGYRTLWYMWAWTGAYNAYNKNNLDLTYIFHRENGMESFVRYYEQHERYWGSFGAGDREDSPVPDTPEWREWAKKNYRTRARRSWFDQLQNKGVQVQVGKTFGKHDVLSSWTFDQSNYYDTHVRTGKVMNVKRDSIVGYVQDKIMLSDRWELTPSLRFAHYSDVSHISRDGVHSVGGASSNTITPSLNTQYRFEKGTSAYLGYSRVHRPLKPFDYTSKNGPDPANLQDEKGDVWTIGVRHDFSPNTTASIHYDYTNMSNAIVRYSVWDKAAHDFKLKRVNAKEVKKSINLSLQHRFSPHLTFTASYSHAFDKFSAKDGMTFDPELKWTQGNVNSAINHLRPANTYTADLAYENGKLYTSLAGTWYTGCNTMAYTSRRALVLDLNVSYALQRDLSLYASVTNLTNQAYETVYTSYLGKGSWPQPGRHFMLGMKYKF is encoded by the coding sequence ATGAGAAAGAAGATTCGTGAGGGTGCGGCGCTTGGCGTTCTCTTGTCATCCGTCCTGTACGGGGGGGTGAATGTTCACGCACAAGAGATTCCTGCGCGTGATTCTGTTGAGGAGAACGATTCGTCAACTTTATATACGACAAAGGATATTGAGGTCACAGGTGCGCTCAAAGATCCGTTTGGCAATGTTATAACGGAGCAGTCCTATTATCGGACGGGCGGCGATGTGAATATCATTGATCGGGATATGCTGGAGAAGCGTCATTACGATCAGCTCAGCGATGCGCTGCGGCAAGTGCCGGGCGTACAGATCAAGACGCCGGGGTACCGCGGAGGGGAATTTGAGTATACACAAACCCACAGCATTGTGGCAATCAATGGAGACGACCGTGTTGTTGTGCTCGTGGACGGGCGCCGCATGGACAACTCTGTGGGCAGTGTCGTTTCGGGGCAGTCGTCAAGTGCTTCGAAGTCGGTCATAGACATCAATCAAGTTACGAATATTGATAACATCGAAAAAATAGAGGTCATCAAAGGACCCGGCGCGTCGTTTTACGGTTCGGATGCCACCGGCGGCGTTATCAATATCATCACGCGCAAGGGGACAGATCATGCCGCCGGTTCCCTTGACATATCTACCGGCTCGTGGAATCGGCACAATTATAAATTGAACTACGGCGGCAGTATGGATCAAGGGAAGCTGAAATATTTCTTTACACTTGGTCGCGAACTGGGGGGAGACGCAAGATACAAGGACGGGCTTAGCGGCAATACGTATACGTATGTCAATACGGGATACAAAGAAGCGTTCTTCAACGGTCGGGTCGATTATGACATCGACGCCACGCACGCGCTTCGAGCTGCATTCAGTCACATGCAGAGCGATGCGGACTATCCCCTTACGGCGCCTGATCATAAGTACTTCAATGCAGCGGATTGGAATCGCATCAAGGATGATTATTTCAACAATGATAAATCTGGCGATATTGACAATCCGGGCTATCGTACGCTGTGGTATATGTGGGCGTGGACGGGGGCTTATAATGCCTACAACAAGAATAATCTCGATCTGACCTATATTTTCCACCGAGAAAATGGCATGGAGAGTTTTGTTCGATATTACGAACAGCATGAGCGCTATTGGGGATCTTTCGGGGCGGGTGATCGGGAGGATTCGCCTGTGCCGGATACGCCTGAGTGGCGTGAGTGGGCAAAGAAGAATTATCGAACGAGGGCGCGCAGGTCTTGGTTTGATCAACTGCAAAACAAAGGGGTTCAAGTCCAAGTGGGCAAGACCTTTGGCAAGCATGATGTCCTTTCTTCCTGGACTTTCGATCAGTCGAACTACTATGACACGCATGTGAGGACAGGAAAGGTGATGAACGTCAAACGCGATTCGATCGTGGGGTATGTTCAGGATAAAATTATGCTTTCCGACCGGTGGGAACTGACGCCGTCTCTTCGCTTTGCTCATTACAGTGATGTGAGTCATATATCGCGTGATGGGGTTCACAGTGTCGGCGGCGCTTCATCGAATACGATTACACCCTCGCTCAATACGCAGTACCGTTTCGAGAAAGGGACGAGTGCGTATCTTGGCTACAGTCGTGTGCACAGGCCGCTCAAACCGTTTGATTATACGTCAAAGAATGGTCCCGATCCGGCGAATTTGCAGGATGAGAAGGGGGATGTGTGGACGATTGGCGTGCGGCACGATTTTTCGCCGAACACGACCGCCTCGATTCATTACGACTATACGAATATGAGCAACGCAATCGTTCGATACAGTGTTTGGGATAAGGCGGCTCACGATTTCAAACTGAAACGCGTCAACGCGAAGGAGGTCAAGAAATCGATCAATCTTTCCCTACAGCATCGCTTTAGTCCGCATTTGACCTTTACGGCAAGTTATTCCCATGCATTCGATAAATTCTCTGCAAAGGATGGCATGACGTTTGATCCGGAGCTGAAATGGACGCAGGGAAATGTCAATTCGGCGATCAACCATCTGCGTCCCGCGAACACATATACGGCAGATCTGGCATATGAGAATGGAAAACTTTATACCTCACTGGCGGGAACGTGGTACACGGGCTGCAACACGATGGCATACACCAGCAGACGTGCGCTTGTCCTTGATCTTAATGTCAGCTACGCACTGCAAAGGGATTTGTCCCTATATGCCTCGGTCACGAATCTGACCAATCAGGCGTATGAGACGGTCTATACCAGCTATCTTGGGAAAGGAAGCTGGCCGCAGCCGGGGAGGCACTTTATGCTTGGGATGAAGTATAAATTCTAA
- a CDS encoding ABC transporter substrate-binding protein → MKKLLILFVLMAGLSIFLAARNGGEIAPECSPQDVREQGTLYEPVEIETFDSAKKSVRIRFDKIPTRVLVYEVNTLETLLAFGQGDKILSASLNTSGETYARLKKEYPEELAKIRHISQQEITREQAIAYQPDFILGWKSTFSPRRYGRTEWWQERGVNTYIVATSNHVVKCGTIEDECKFLDDMGRIFDVSEKSEALIAAIHAETESVEKSVADEKKQNVMVVEVGKSEIMNYDDGWIVGDMVRRLGGYMPVKSPSVGAEDLLAQDPDVIFVVYFNSRHREESEQFFQNVRFNSLQASRNQRIYMLPFWYMYTPAVNTLDGIRAIKKGLYPEL, encoded by the coding sequence ATGAAAAAGCTCCTCATCCTGTTTGTGCTGATGGCGGGACTGTCAATTTTTTTGGCGGCGAGAAATGGCGGGGAGATCGCTCCGGAATGCTCGCCGCAAGATGTGCGCGAACAAGGAACCCTATACGAGCCTGTGGAGATTGAGACCTTTGACTCAGCGAAGAAGTCCGTTCGGATTCGGTTTGACAAGATACCAACGCGCGTTCTCGTATATGAGGTCAATACGTTGGAGACGCTGCTGGCCTTTGGGCAGGGGGATAAGATTCTCAGCGCTTCATTAAATACGTCCGGGGAGACGTATGCGCGTCTGAAGAAGGAATATCCGGAAGAACTGGCAAAAATACGACATATTTCACAGCAGGAAATCACGAGAGAGCAGGCGATTGCCTATCAACCGGATTTTATTCTGGGATGGAAGTCCACATTTTCACCGAGACGCTATGGGCGGACAGAGTGGTGGCAGGAGCGCGGTGTGAATACCTATATTGTTGCAACTTCCAATCATGTGGTGAAGTGCGGGACAATCGAGGACGAGTGTAAGTTTTTGGACGATATGGGGCGCATATTTGATGTTTCGGAGAAGTCAGAGGCTCTGATCGCAGCGATTCATGCGGAAACGGAATCCGTCGAGAAGAGTGTTGCAGACGAGAAAAAGCAGAATGTCATGGTTGTTGAGGTGGGTAAAAGTGAAATTATGAACTATGATGACGGTTGGATTGTCGGGGATATGGTGCGGCGTCTGGGTGGTTATATGCCGGTCAAGAGTCCATCTGTGGGAGCGGAGGATTTGCTGGCACAGGATCCGGACGTTATTTTTGTCGTTTACTTTAACTCCCGGCATCGCGAGGAATCGGAGCAGTTCTTTCAAAATGTCCGATTTAATTCACTGCAGGCATCGCGCAACCAGAGAATCTATATGCTGCCGTTCTGGTATATGTATACTCCGGCAGTGAATACACTGGATGGCATCAGAGCCATCAAAAAGGGGTTGTATCCGGAATTATGA
- a CDS encoding FecCD family ABC transporter permease — protein sequence MAGALTFGTVSLSVGDIISAVYDSLRSDIPIDAAGQGALHDIVWLLRMPRILMAACIGAGLAISGVIMQAIVKNSLADPYILGVSSGASLGATAAILLGVGVSLGENFVGISAFIGAFAISLAIVFIANMGGRANAVKLLLAGMALSAVCSAFSSFIVYFANDKDGIQSITYWLMGSMAGAKWSTLQVMIPMSIVIPLFFYTQSKILNLMLLGDDTAITLGVDLHRYRQVYLLVSALLVGFAVYAAGMIGFVGLIVPHVSRMLVGADHRRLLPIAALSGAIFLVWADVLCRIIIPQTELPIGILISMIGAPCFIYLMVKRTYGFGSA from the coding sequence ATGGCAGGGGCTCTGACGTTTGGAACCGTATCCCTGTCCGTCGGTGATATTATATCTGCGGTTTATGATTCCCTGCGAAGCGACATTCCCATTGATGCAGCGGGACAGGGAGCACTCCATGATATTGTCTGGCTGCTGCGTATGCCTCGCATCTTGATGGCTGCGTGTATTGGTGCGGGGCTTGCAATATCGGGGGTCATCATGCAGGCGATTGTGAAAAATTCGCTTGCCGACCCCTATATTCTGGGCGTTTCCTCGGGGGCATCCCTCGGTGCAACGGCAGCAATTTTGCTTGGTGTCGGTGTATCACTGGGTGAGAACTTCGTCGGGATCTCTGCGTTTATCGGTGCCTTTGCGATATCTCTTGCGATTGTCTTTATTGCGAATATGGGCGGGCGTGCGAATGCCGTGAAGCTCCTGCTTGCGGGTATGGCACTGAGCGCCGTATGCAGCGCGTTTTCGAGCTTCATTGTCTACTTTGCGAACGATAAGGACGGCATCCAATCCATCACATACTGGCTGATGGGGAGCATGGCGGGGGCGAAATGGTCGACGTTGCAGGTGATGATCCCGATGAGTATTGTCATACCGCTCTTTTTCTACACGCAGTCAAAGATTTTGAATTTGATGCTCCTCGGAGATGATACGGCGATCACGCTCGGCGTGGATCTGCATAGATATCGGCAAGTTTATCTGCTGGTCAGTGCACTTCTCGTTGGTTTTGCGGTCTATGCAGCGGGCATGATCGGCTTTGTCGGACTTATCGTCCCGCACGTCAGCCGCATGCTGGTCGGCGCAGATCACAGGAGACTGCTGCCGATTGCAGCGCTTTCCGGCGCAATCTTTCTTGTCTGGGCAGATGTGCTCTGCCGCATTATCATTCCGCAGACCGAGCTTCCGATCGGCATTCTGATCTCGATGATCGGGGCGCCCTGTTTCATCTATCTGATGGTGAAGCGGACGTATGGCTTTGGCAGCGCGTAG
- the lgt gene encoding prolipoprotein diacylglyceryl transferase — protein MHQYLFYIGDFPIRSYGVVISLSILLATGVGYFLAKVDGRGYEKHVPDLGIYCGIAGLLGARLWDVFFFDWDYYQHHLTEILNVWQGGMAIQGGVFLGVLVGILYSRKHKLDTIHFMDIAAPAIVLGQALGRCANLLNGDAFGAPTGSSYGILYPDSTLAHHTYGAQPLWPAEVWEGQLDIVIFALLLIFRARGHARGQCFALYVMLYSLVRFALEYLRGDYTEKYLGLFTSAQMTSLGFGLTALAIFLWLGMRSAPATKAVQETGERKKPRRKK, from the coding sequence TTGCATCAATATCTCTTCTACATCGGCGACTTTCCCATCCGCTCGTACGGTGTCGTCATCTCGCTCTCCATCCTGCTCGCGACGGGCGTCGGCTACTTCCTCGCAAAGGTAGACGGACGCGGCTACGAAAAGCACGTTCCCGATCTCGGCATCTACTGCGGCATCGCGGGTCTGCTCGGTGCGCGCCTCTGGGACGTGTTCTTCTTTGACTGGGACTACTACCAGCACCACCTCACAGAGATTCTGAACGTCTGGCAGGGCGGCATGGCGATCCAGGGCGGTGTCTTTCTCGGTGTGCTCGTCGGCATCCTCTACAGCCGGAAACACAAGCTCGACACCATCCACTTTATGGACATTGCCGCTCCTGCGATTGTCCTCGGACAGGCACTCGGCCGCTGCGCAAACCTCCTCAACGGGGATGCCTTCGGCGCACCGACAGGCAGTAGCTACGGCATCCTCTACCCCGACAGCACCCTCGCGCACCACACCTACGGTGCGCAGCCGCTCTGGCCGGCGGAGGTCTGGGAGGGGCAGCTCGACATCGTCATCTTTGCCCTGCTTCTCATCTTCCGCGCACGCGGACACGCACGCGGACAGTGCTTCGCCCTCTACGTCATGCTCTACAGCCTCGTGCGCTTCGCACTTGAGTACCTGCGCGGCGACTACACGGAGAAGTACCTCGGACTCTTCACAAGCGCCCAAATGACCAGCCTCGGCTTCGGCCTCACCGCCCTCGCCATCTTCCTCTGGCTTGGGATGCGGTCTGCGCCCGCCACGAAAGCAGTGCAGGAAACAGGCGAGCGCAAGAAACCGCGCCGAAAAAAATAA
- a CDS encoding phosphoribosyltransferase family protein, with product MAKRYYDLTVAGCERRLTILNLNENLAIAGFIMLGDVELCESCARELAKKIPADTEIIMTAETKGIPLAAELARQLGMPYYITARKSVKAYMEDPIWVEDESITTMGKQRLYLMNTDIERIAGRKVLLLDDVISTGGSMTALSHLAEKAGAHVIGQAAVLAEGDAAKRTDIIFLEA from the coding sequence ATGGCAAAACGATATTATGATCTCACGGTCGCGGGATGCGAGCGCAGACTCACGATCCTCAACCTCAACGAGAACCTTGCCATCGCGGGCTTCATCATGCTTGGCGACGTCGAACTGTGCGAGAGCTGCGCGCGCGAACTCGCGAAAAAGATTCCCGCCGACACAGAGATCATCATGACCGCCGAGACGAAGGGCATCCCCCTCGCGGCGGAGCTTGCGCGTCAGCTCGGAATGCCCTACTACATCACGGCGCGCAAATCCGTCAAGGCATACATGGAAGATCCCATCTGGGTCGAGGACGAGTCAATCACGACGATGGGCAAGCAGCGCCTCTACCTCATGAACACGGACATCGAGCGGATTGCGGGGCGCAAGGTGCTGCTCCTCGATGATGTCATCAGCACGGGCGGCTCGATGACGGCACTCTCCCATCTCGCCGAAAAGGCAGGCGCTCACGTGATTGGACAGGCGGCTGTGCTCGCCGAGGGCGATGCGGCAAAGCGCACGGACATCATCTTCCTCGAAGC